One part of the Acetoanaerobium sticklandii genome encodes these proteins:
- the ispF gene encoding 2-C-methyl-D-erythritol 2,4-cyclodiphosphate synthase: MRIGIGYDVHKLVENRKLIIGGVTIPHEKGLDGHSDADVLVHAIMDSLLGALAMGDIGKFFPDTDMKYKGVDSMLLLKEVASFIDEKGYKIGNIDSVIIAQQPKMAPFIDSMRVRIAQVLEIDVEQVGVKATTTEHLGFEGRKEGISSSSVAILFKK, encoded by the coding sequence ATGAGAATAGGAATAGGTTATGATGTTCATAAGCTAGTTGAAAATAGAAAGCTAATAATAGGAGGAGTGACTATACCTCATGAAAAAGGACTAGATGGACACTCTGATGCAGATGTACTTGTCCATGCAATCATGGACAGCTTGCTTGGAGCTCTTGCTATGGGAGATATAGGAAAGTTTTTTCCAGATACAGATATGAAATATAAGGGTGTAGACAGTATGCTTCTTTTAAAGGAAGTAGCTTCTTTTATAGATGAGAAAGGATATAAAATTGGTAATATTGACAGTGTTATTATTGCTCAGCAGCCTAAAATGGCTCCTTTTATAGATTCCATGAGAGTAAGAATAGCGCAGGTTCTGGAAATAGATGTGGAGCAGGTAGGGGTAAAAGCTACTACTACTGAGCATTTGGGTTTTGAGGGTAGAAAAGAAGGAATTAGCTCATCGTCTGTGGCAATACTTTTTAAAAAATGA
- a CDS encoding ABC transporter ATP-binding protein → MSEIILSVRDLKKYFPIKAGVLQKTVGHVKAVDGVSFDIVKGETLGIVGESGCGKSTTGRAIIRLFEKTGGDVYFNGKEVHSLNHKELRAIRPKMQMIFQDPYSSLNPRMTVGQIVGEALLDHGIITDKVELRKKVMKTIEECGLASYHIDRYPHEFSGGQRQRIGIARALALDPDFIIADEPVSALDVSIQAQIINLLMDLQKERGFTYLFISHDLSVVEHISTRVGVMYLGSMVELANKKDMYKNPLHPYTQALLSAAPVPDPTAERKRIILTGDIPSPANPPSGCKFHTRCPYAMPICKTDIPEFKDRGNKHFVACHLLDKNN, encoded by the coding sequence GTGTCAGAAATAATTTTAAGTGTAAGAGATTTAAAGAAATATTTTCCTATCAAAGCTGGGGTTCTTCAAAAAACTGTGGGACATGTTAAGGCAGTAGATGGAGTGAGTTTTGATATAGTAAAAGGAGAGACTCTAGGTATAGTGGGAGAGTCAGGTTGTGGAAAGTCAACAACTGGAAGAGCTATTATCAGACTGTTTGAAAAAACAGGAGGAGATGTATATTTTAACGGTAAAGAAGTTCATAGCTTAAACCATAAAGAGCTAAGAGCTATAAGACCTAAAATGCAGATGATATTCCAAGATCCATACAGTTCACTTAATCCAAGAATGACTGTAGGACAAATAGTTGGAGAGGCTCTATTAGATCATGGAATAATTACTGATAAAGTAGAGCTTAGAAAAAAAGTTATGAAAACTATTGAAGAATGTGGACTAGCATCATATCATATAGATAGATATCCTCATGAGTTTTCTGGAGGACAGCGCCAAAGAATAGGTATTGCTAGAGCTCTAGCACTTGACCCTGATTTTATAATAGCAGATGAGCCAGTATCTGCACTGGATGTTTCTATACAGGCTCAGATTATTAACCTTCTTATGGATTTACAAAAAGAGCGTGGATTTACTTATTTATTTATTTCGCATGACCTTTCTGTAGTAGAGCATATTTCTACGAGAGTAGGAGTTATGTATTTAGGCTCTATGGTAGAGCTTGCAAATAAAAAAGATATGTACAAAAATCCACTTCATCCATATACACAGGCACTTTTATCAGCTGCTCCAGTGCCAGATCCAACTGCAGAAAGAAAGCGTATTATACTTACTGGAGATATTCCTTCTCCTGCAAACCCACCATCTGGATGTAAGTTTCATACACGCTGCCCATATGCTATGCCTATATGCAAGACAGATATACCAGAATTTAAGGATAGAGGAAATAAGCACTTTGTTGCTTGTCACTTACTTGATAAAAATAATTAA
- a CDS encoding ABC transporter permease, translating into MRQYITRRVLQMIPILLGLSIIIFGLFALAPGDFIDANLSKNLSAEKVAELKALYGFDQPLHIRYFRWAGDALRGNLGDSLQFSKPVTSVINDYVWNSFILSAFSYLLSIILAVPIGIISATKQYSKFDMGATVVALIGISMPAFFLGLLMIKIFAIDLHILPVSGMRTAGLNATGFAAMADVGKHLILPTLVLAFSGVGSLMRYTRTSMLEVIKQDYIRTARAKGLSEKTVIYRHALRNALIPIVTILGLMLPGLFGGAMITEQIFAFPGIGKIALGALSKRDYPLMMGFNMFMAVLVLLGNLLSDILYAAVDPRVRLK; encoded by the coding sequence ATGAGGCAGTACATAACACGAAGGGTGTTACAGATGATTCCGATTTTACTTGGATTATCGATAATTATATTTGGTTTGTTTGCACTAGCTCCAGGAGATTTTATAGATGCAAACTTAAGTAAAAATCTATCAGCTGAAAAGGTTGCAGAGCTAAAGGCTTTATATGGATTTGATCAGCCGCTACACATTAGATATTTCAGATGGGCTGGAGATGCTCTTAGAGGTAATTTAGGAGATTCACTTCAATTTTCTAAGCCAGTTACATCAGTAATTAACGATTATGTTTGGAATTCATTTATTTTATCCGCATTTTCATATTTATTATCTATTATATTAGCAGTACCAATAGGCATCATTTCAGCTACTAAGCAATACTCGAAATTCGATATGGGAGCTACTGTTGTTGCTCTTATAGGAATATCTATGCCAGCATTCTTTTTAGGACTACTTATGATTAAAATTTTCGCAATAGATTTACATATACTTCCTGTTTCTGGTATGAGAACCGCAGGACTTAATGCTACAGGATTCGCAGCTATGGCAGATGTGGGCAAACACCTTATACTGCCAACACTAGTACTAGCTTTTTCAGGGGTTGGGTCTCTGATGAGATACACTAGAACCTCTATGCTTGAAGTAATAAAGCAAGATTATATTAGAACGGCAAGAGCAAAGGGTTTATCCGAAAAGACTGTTATTTACAGACATGCTCTTAGAAATGCACTTATTCCAATTGTTACTATACTAGGATTAATGCTTCCGGGCCTCTTTGGAGGAGCAATGATTACTGAGCAGATTTTCGCATTCCCAGGGATAGGGAAAATTGCGCTTGGAGCTCTTAGTAAAAGAGATTATCCTCTTATGATGGGCTTCAATATGTTCATGGCGGTACTAGTTCTACTTGGAAACCTACTATCTGACATTTTGTATGCAGCAGTAGATCCTAGAGTAAGATTGAAATAA
- the opp4C gene encoding oligopeptide ABC transporter permease, with amino-acid sequence MEAVNKKVKISSNETIESPWRMTYRRLKKNKLSMVGFIILLGMFIFSFIGPFLSPHDMITTNVLNANKPPSSQFWLGTDSVGRDVLLRLMLGGRISLLVGLVSVAISVFIGTLVGGLSGFYGGWIDNVLMRIADIFMAVPTMPILVILAAVMSDLKVLPERRIFVVMFILGILSWAGLSRLVRGQILTLREQEFMQAAEALGLKDSRKIFKHLIPNVVPTIIVNATLGIGSSILMESALSFLGLGVVPPIPSWGNMIQAVNNFYNFQNRPWLWIPPGVCIFLTVMAINLFGDGLRDALDPKLKR; translated from the coding sequence ATGGAGGCAGTTAACAAAAAAGTGAAAATTAGCTCCAATGAGACTATAGAATCTCCTTGGAGGATGACATATAGAAGACTTAAGAAAAATAAACTATCTATGGTTGGATTTATTATATTACTAGGCATGTTTATATTTTCTTTTATAGGACCGTTTCTTTCACCTCACGATATGATTACAACAAATGTACTTAATGCAAATAAACCACCTAGCTCTCAGTTTTGGCTTGGAACTGATTCTGTAGGTAGAGATGTGCTTCTTAGACTTATGCTAGGGGGAAGAATATCCCTTTTAGTTGGGCTTGTGTCTGTAGCTATTTCTGTATTCATCGGGACTCTAGTTGGAGGGCTTTCTGGGTTTTACGGTGGCTGGATAGATAACGTCCTTATGAGAATAGCAGATATTTTCATGGCAGTTCCTACTATGCCTATACTTGTAATACTTGCTGCTGTTATGAGTGATTTAAAGGTACTTCCAGAAAGAAGAATATTTGTAGTAATGTTCATATTAGGTATTCTTAGCTGGGCAGGGCTTTCAAGACTTGTAAGAGGTCAGATTCTTACTCTTAGAGAGCAGGAATTTATGCAAGCAGCAGAAGCACTAGGTTTAAAAGATAGCAGAAAAATATTCAAGCATCTTATACCAAACGTAGTTCCAACTATCATAGTTAATGCTACTCTAGGAATAGGTAGCTCAATACTTATGGAATCAGCGCTTTCTTTCTTGGGACTTGGAGTTGTACCACCTATTCCATCTTGGGGAAATATGATTCAAGCGGTTAATAATTTTTATAATTTCCAAAACAGACCTTGGCTTTGGATTCCGCCGGGAGTATGTATATTCTTAACAGTTATGGCGATTAACTTGTTCGGCGACGGACTAAGAGATGCCTTAGACCCAAAATTGAAGCGATAG
- a CDS encoding ABC transporter substrate-binding protein has product MKSFKIKSLMALALAGMLVLSGCGGGQEAAAPEQAAEKADLTTQTVDIHKAEDPSKNPQQALDRKDTIVVGMTEFSGKFMEQFRQSSYDMYVNQMIFEQLVEVDDEGKPVDEGIATWTVENDNKYIFKLKDGIKFSDGTDVKAEDVEFSYLLLADPNYDGDSDMSKYGFVGFDDYKNGSATSIEGIKVIDDKTIEFTLEEPNAEVIYFFTGGIVPKAYYGENYTKGDLSSVKALLTKPMGSGPYKMVEYKEGQSVTFAANEHYWKGQPAVKNVIFTVTAKSTAMQSFLGGQTDVEMMDVSIENVEQLKGAGFVDLHRFPTNGYGYLGMNNALPKFSDKRVRQALAYALNRKDVVEAIYGPFGNVLNVPQSRVAWSYSEEGINEYGYDMEKAAALLDEAGWTMGDDGFRYKDGEKFEIFFTGMADHPVLDIMLPVMIESYKQLGIDLKVEYVDFPTLTEKTNNFSAEMWFMAWGLTPDPGDSSNVYKTGGPQNKYNYGSTKVDELFVQGSKETDFEKRKAIYAEIYKVLNDELPCIIVYQRSDMWAANSRLEGFHVTPYKEFTKDLWKVTIKE; this is encoded by the coding sequence TTGAAAAGTTTTAAGATTAAGTCTTTAATGGCTTTGGCTTTAGCAGGTATGCTAGTGCTAAGCGGATGTGGCGGAGGACAAGAGGCTGCTGCACCAGAACAAGCTGCTGAAAAAGCAGATTTAACAACACAAACAGTGGATATCCACAAAGCAGAGGATCCTTCAAAGAATCCACAGCAAGCTCTAGATAGAAAAGATACTATAGTAGTAGGTATGACAGAGTTTAGTGGTAAATTTATGGAGCAGTTCCGTCAATCAAGCTACGATATGTATGTAAATCAAATGATATTTGAGCAGCTAGTTGAGGTTGATGATGAAGGTAAACCAGTAGATGAAGGTATTGCTACTTGGACAGTGGAAAACGATAACAAGTACATATTCAAGCTAAAAGATGGCATCAAGTTCTCTGATGGAACAGATGTTAAAGCAGAAGACGTTGAGTTTTCATATCTTCTTTTAGCTGATCCTAATTACGATGGCGACTCAGATATGAGTAAATACGGCTTTGTTGGATTTGATGATTATAAAAACGGTTCAGCGACATCTATTGAAGGTATCAAGGTTATAGATGATAAGACAATAGAGTTTACTTTAGAAGAACCAAATGCTGAAGTAATTTACTTCTTTACAGGCGGCATAGTACCAAAAGCTTATTATGGTGAAAATTACACTAAGGGAGACCTTTCTAGTGTAAAAGCTCTTTTAACTAAGCCAATGGGATCTGGTCCTTATAAAATGGTAGAGTATAAAGAAGGACAATCTGTAACATTTGCTGCTAACGAGCATTACTGGAAGGGACAGCCAGCAGTTAAAAATGTAATTTTTACAGTTACAGCTAAATCAACTGCAATGCAATCATTCTTAGGTGGACAGACAGATGTTGAAATGATGGATGTTAGTATTGAAAACGTAGAGCAGTTAAAAGGTGCAGGTTTCGTTGATCTTCATCGTTTCCCTACAAATGGATATGGATATTTAGGTATGAACAACGCTCTTCCTAAATTCTCAGATAAGAGAGTAAGACAAGCACTTGCTTATGCTCTTAACAGAAAAGATGTAGTTGAAGCAATTTATGGACCTTTTGGTAATGTACTTAATGTACCTCAGTCAAGAGTTGCATGGTCTTACTCTGAAGAAGGTATCAATGAATACGGATATGACATGGAAAAAGCGGCTGCACTTTTAGATGAAGCTGGCTGGACTATGGGAGATGATGGTTTTAGATATAAAGATGGAGAAAAGTTTGAAATCTTCTTTACAGGAATGGCAGACCATCCAGTACTTGATATCATGCTTCCTGTTATGATTGAATCTTACAAACAGCTTGGAATAGATTTAAAGGTTGAGTATGTTGACTTCCCAACATTAACTGAGAAAACAAACAACTTCTCAGCTGAAATGTGGTTTATGGCTTGGGGCTTAACTCCAGACCCAGGGGATTCTTCAAACGTTTATAAAACTGGAGGACCACAAAATAAATACAACTACGGAAGTACAAAAGTAGATGAGTTATTTGTTCAAGGTTCAAAGGAAACTGATTTCGAAAAGAGAAAAGCAATTTATGCAGAAATCTACAAAGTATTAAATGATGAATTACCATGCATTATAGTATATCAAAGAAGTGACATGTGGGCTGCAAACTCAAGACTTGAAGGCTTCCATGTTACACCATATAAAGAATTCACTAAAGACCTTTGGAAAGTAACAATCAAAGAATAG
- a CDS encoding ABC transporter ATP-binding protein → MAKTLVEFKDVHTYFYTEAGTVKAVNGVSYKIKEGETVCVVGESGCGKSVTALSLMRLIAAPQGEIVKGNISFDGKDITSLSEEEMMSIRGNDISMIFQEPMTSLNPVFTVGNQIMESIMLHQKLDKKQARDKAIEMIKLVGIPRAEAIVDSYPHELSGGMRQRIMIAMALSCNPKLLIADEPTTALDVTIQAQILDLMRDIKQKTQTSIMLITHDLGVVAEMADYVVVMYAGKVIEEGPVNDIFKNPLHPYTRGLLKSKPVINQEADRLYSIPGQVPNPIGMKDSCYFHERCEHCMEICKTQIPTIKYYDEQHKISCFLYEGEGK, encoded by the coding sequence ATGGCAAAAACATTGGTTGAATTTAAAGATGTGCATACCTATTTTTATACTGAAGCCGGAACAGTAAAAGCTGTTAACGGAGTGAGTTATAAGATTAAAGAAGGAGAAACTGTGTGCGTAGTTGGAGAGTCTGGATGTGGTAAGTCTGTTACTGCACTTTCTCTTATGAGACTAATAGCAGCTCCTCAAGGTGAGATAGTAAAAGGAAATATAAGTTTTGATGGAAAAGATATAACCTCGCTTTCTGAAGAAGAGATGATGAGCATTAGAGGAAATGATATCTCTATGATTTTTCAGGAGCCAATGACTTCTCTTAATCCTGTTTTTACAGTAGGAAACCAGATTATGGAGTCTATTATGCTTCATCAAAAATTAGATAAAAAACAAGCTAGAGATAAAGCAATTGAGATGATAAAACTTGTAGGTATCCCTAGAGCAGAAGCTATAGTTGATTCATATCCTCATGAATTATCTGGAGGAATGAGACAAAGAATTATGATAGCTATGGCGCTTTCGTGTAATCCGAAGCTACTTATAGCTGATGAGCCTACTACTGCGCTTGATGTTACTATTCAAGCTCAGATACTAGATTTGATGAGAGATATAAAGCAAAAAACACAGACATCTATTATGCTGATTACTCATGACCTTGGTGTTGTTGCTGAGATGGCAGACTATGTGGTAGTAATGTATGCTGGAAAGGTAATAGAAGAAGGACCAGTAAATGATATATTTAAGAATCCTCTTCATCCATACACTAGAGGACTACTTAAATCGAAGCCTGTAATAAATCAGGAGGCTGATAGACTTTATTCTATTCCTGGTCAAGTACCTAACCCAATAGGAATGAAAGATAGCTGCTACTTCCATGAAAGATGTGAGCACTGCATGGAAATCTGCAAGACTCAAATTCCTACCATTAAATATTATGATGAGCAACACAAAATCAGCTGCTTTTTATATGAGGGGGAGGGAAAATAA
- the ispD gene encoding 2-C-methyl-D-erythritol 4-phosphate cytidylyltransferase, with protein sequence MISAIVVAAGKGTRMNAEINKQFIDLEGKAIVLRTIEKLVKDYLIDEVVVVIVKEEEAIYNEKVKPYIVTDKKVKLAYGGKERIDSVKNGLALVDEASEIVIIHDGVRPFFSSEDIKAVIEGAAQFDGCIIGVPVKDTIKVVDKNGFVFDTPDRASLFAVHTPQAFKKKALIDAYKNYETSSTYNLPTDDASLVEHNKGRVKTVIGSYDNIKITTKEDLVFAKAILHKYKEEE encoded by the coding sequence ATGATAAGTGCTATAGTGGTAGCTGCAGGAAAAGGGACTAGGATGAATGCAGAGATTAACAAGCAATTTATAGATTTGGAAGGCAAGGCAATTGTCCTTAGAACTATAGAAAAACTTGTAAAGGATTACTTAATCGATGAAGTAGTAGTAGTGATAGTAAAAGAAGAGGAAGCTATCTATAATGAAAAAGTTAAGCCCTATATAGTGACGGATAAAAAAGTTAAGCTAGCTTATGGAGGAAAGGAACGTATTGATTCAGTTAAAAATGGGCTTGCTTTAGTGGATGAAGCTTCAGAAATAGTTATAATTCACGATGGAGTAAGGCCTTTTTTTTCAAGTGAGGATATAAAAGCTGTAATAGAGGGAGCGGCGCAGTTTGATGGATGTATCATAGGCGTGCCAGTCAAGGATACTATAAAGGTAGTCGATAAAAATGGATTTGTTTTTGATACTCCAGATAGAGCTTCGCTTTTTGCAGTGCATACTCCTCAGGCATTCAAGAAAAAAGCTCTTATAGATGCCTATAAAAATTATGAAACAAGCTCTACCTACAATCTGCCTACAGATGATGCATCTCTTGTAGAGCACAACAAGGGTAGAGTTAAAACTGTAATTGGCTCTTATGACAATATAAAAATTACTACAAAAGAGGACCTCGTATTTGCAAAGGCTATACTTCATAAATATAAGGAGGAAGAATAG